One Candidatus Poribacteria bacterium genomic window, AGTCCTGCAAGACGAAGGACTGCATCCGCGAGGGGAACCGCCACCGGTTCGACAAGCGAAGCTGCCCGTCTTTGCTGGCTCCCTATCGTCTCGAGTTCTCCGCCAACTGCGTGCTCTGCTTCCAGTGCGTCAAAGTGTGCCCACAGGAGAACATGGGCTTTGGGATCGTACGGCGGAACGCCCTGGACCAGCGCGAGACGATGCTGCGACCGTTCGAAGCGGCGTTCGTCATGTTCGCGCTCGGATTCGTCGCACACGAGGTCATCGGCGAGGTGAAGTGGCTCGACGGCTATTTCCATGCGGTTCCCGCGTGGCTGAACCGCATCGCGCCCTCGGTGCCGTTCGGATGGTTCGAGGCGCTATGGTTCCTCGTCGTCTTTCCGATCCTCGTGTGGACGCTGGTCGCGGCGGCGAGCTACGCGATGCGGTATCGCGGCAGCCTGCGGGCTCTGCTGCTGGCATCCGCGACGGGGGCTGCCCCGGTCGTCGCCGCCGCGCACCTGGCGAAGGCGGTCGCGAAGGTCGCGGCTTGGGGCGGCTTCCTGCCCACGGCGCTGCGCGACCCACGCGGCGTCGAGTCGTTACAGCGAATCGCGGATGGGACGCTCGCCTCGCCCGCGAAGCTGCTGGATATCCCCGTCATCGGAGCGGCGATGCTGATACTGACCGGCATCATGGCTTGGCGGTCATGGCATGTCTCGCGTCGCCTCGAGCCCGAGTCCGCCCCAGCGGTGCAGATTGGTCTGGTGGGCAGCGCGGCGGTGTTCAGCGCCGTCCTCGCCGTATGGGTCATATCTCCTGCTTAGCAGGGCTGGACGGCGTCTACCGCTGTCCGTCGAGGAACACGCGGTAGATGTCCTCGAACAGCCGCACGTCCGTCAACGTGTCCTCGGCGGATGATCGGAACGGCTTCGGCGACCGCACGTTGGCGACGAAATGCTCCGCCTCGCGCCGGTACGACCACGTCCAGCGCGGCTGCGGAACCGGATGTTCGAAGGTCTGCTCCTTCCCGGCGCGATAGATCTCCACGTCGGCGGGCGTGTTCTTGAGGAGGAGCGGCGGAGCCCACGTGTGCACCCAGCCGTGCTGGAAGTAGACCTGCGTGTGCTCGTCCCATCGGTAGTGCGAGATGCCGCCTGACTCCAGAACCGCGCGCGTCCCCGCCATGTCGAACACGACGATCCCCGTGTAACCGTCGTCGTTCAGATCCACCGACTTGACCCGCACGTCGTCCCCTGCGTCGAGAACCCATCGCAGCAGGTTGATATTGTGGGTGTACTGCTGCAGGTAGCCGAGGTACTTGCCTGCCCATTCCTTCGGGAGCCAGTCGGGCGTCTTGGCGGGAGCGCCGGGCTTCGCCTCGTCAGTCGTCTCCATGGGCGTGTCGAGGTTGGCGATCCAGTCGCCGCAGAAGCCGTGGTTCCGCGCGAAGGTGATCGCGCCGAGCTCGCCGGACTGCCGGAACGCCGCGACGCGTTCGTGGACGATCTCGTTGCCCGCGTCATAGCGCTTCATGTAGCCGACCATCAACTTCCTGCCCGACGCCCGGCACGCTTCGACGATGGCTTCCCCTTGCTCCACGGACACCGCCATCGGCTTCTCCATGAAGACGTGCTTCCCAGCACCGAGCAAGTCCTTGGCGATCTCGCCCTGCAGCGCAAAGTCGGCGGAAACGGCAACTGCCTCGATTTCCGGATCGGCGCCGAGCTCGTGATGATCCCGATAGAGCTTCGGAATGCCGTAGCGTGCCTGCACCTTCCTGCCCAGAGCCGACCGCACCTCCGCGAGAGCGACGATCCGGCAGTCGGAGACGCCCGCGAAGTTGGGAATGTGCACCTTCTGCGCCATGAAGCCGCAGCCGACGTAGCCGATGCGGACAGGTTCCATGTAAGTCCCTAGCGTTCCGATGGGCGCCGCCTAGAGGTCGCCGGGAATACGGAGGAGCCCTCCGCCCAAGCGGATCACGGCTCCAAGGCACTTCCGTCGGAGTCCCAGAGGACTGAGCCACCACTTCTCGAAGAGCACCTTGCCCCAATGCCACGCCTTGCCGATCCGGCGGAGATGCACCTGCGGCGATGGCTCCGCGAAGAAGTTGCCGTACGCGAATCCCGCGAGGTCTTCGCCAGCCTCCAACATACAATAGCCATCGCCGCAGAACACGGCTGCAGACGATCCCCCGCGCACCTGCTCGGCGATTCGCGACGCGACGATCTTCGCCTGGGCGTGGGCGAACACGCCCGCCTTCGGGAGCGCCAGCGGAACGTCCGGGTTCCAGCGCCCCGGCAGGGCGAGCGCCGTCACGTCGCCGATGGCGTAGATGTTCTCGACGGATGTCTGCAGCGTCTGCGGATCGACGGGAACCCAGCCGGCATCGTTCGTCAGACCCGACTCGCGGAGCAGTCGCGGCGAGCGGTGTGGCGGGATCGTGACGAGCAGGTCGTACGGAACCGGCTCCTTCCCGTCGAAGTGGAGCTGACGCGCCTGCGCATCCACCGACTTGAGGACGTGGCGCGGGTGGAACGCGATGCCGCGCGATTCGAGCATGGAAACGACGGCGCTCCCGAGCTCGGGTCCCGCAACCGCCATCGGCTGCGGCTCCGGCGTGAACAACACAACCGTTGTGCTGTCGCCCAGGCGGCGCTTCCGAAGATAGTCGGCGATGAGCATCGCGCCTTCGTGCGGCGCGCCCGGGCACTTGTACGGCAGGCCGCCGACGACCAGCACGACGCGTCCGCCGGTGAACGCCGCGAGCGCCTCGCGCAGTCGGATCGCGCCGTCGAGACTGTAGAACGTGTGCGCGGCTTCCGCCAAGCCCGGAACGGCGTCCTGCGCGAGCTCGGCTCCGAGCGCGACGATCAGGTAATCGTACTCCTGGCTTCCGGCGTCGTGTTCGACCCGGCGGCTCCCAGTGTCGATCCGCTGAACCGAGGCGTGGACGAGCTCGACGCCCGGGCTGACGAGATCGCGCACAGGGCGGACGATCTGTCGCGGCTCGCGGCCGCCCACCATCACCCACAGAAACGATGCGGCGAAGGCGTGCTCCGCGTTCCGCTCGATCAGGACGATGCGATGCTCCCGCGGCAACTCACGGCGGAGCTCGTTCGCGGCGACGATGCCTCCGATACCTCCGCCGAGTATCACGATCGTTCGAGAAGCCATTCCGTGGACTCCTTGTTAGGCTAGCCCAGCGTCTTGCGTGCGCTGAGAACGACAAACGCGCCGATGCCGCGGCCCTCCGTCACCTCGTCTCGTTCGCGCTCGGCGGATGATTCGTCGAACGCGGTCTGTCGCCACTCGTAGTCGGCGAATCCCGCCGATGCCACGAGGCGCGCGACATCGTCCGACGAGTAGAACCGCGCTTGCCGGTAGAACCGGTGGGATTGGCGGCGCAACTCTTGGAGCCGGCCCAGGGGCGTGTCTCGATCGATAAACGCGACGACCAGATGCCCGCCAGGTCGAAGCGTCCGACGGACTTCCAAGAACAGCGCTTCGGGGTCTGCGACGAAGCAGACCACGGTGATCAGCGCCGCGTAGTCGAACACGCCGTCAGCGAACGGCAACCGCTCGCCCACCGCGCGGCAAACGACGATGCCCCGCCGGCTGGCGATGTCCACCATGCCCCTCGCCGGCTCCACTCCGTAGCGGATGCCCAACCGCGCCGCGAAGCGACCGGTTCCGACGCCGAT contains:
- a CDS encoding Gfo/Idh/MocA family oxidoreductase, with protein sequence MEPVRIGYVGCGFMAQKVHIPNFAGVSDCRIVALAEVRSALGRKVQARYGIPKLYRDHHELGADPEIEAVAVSADFALQGEIAKDLLGAGKHVFMEKPMAVSVEQGEAIVEACRASGRKLMVGYMKRYDAGNEIVHERVAAFRQSGELGAITFARNHGFCGDWIANLDTPMETTDEAKPGAPAKTPDWLPKEWAGKYLGYLQQYTHNINLLRWVLDAGDDVRVKSVDLNDDGYTGIVVFDMAGTRAVLESGGISHYRWDEHTQVYFQHGWVHTWAPPLLLKNTPADVEIYRAGKEQTFEHPVPQPRWTWSYRREAEHFVANVRSPKPFRSSAEDTLTDVRLFEDIYRVFLDGQR
- a CDS encoding NAD(P)/FAD-dependent oxidoreductase, yielding MASRTIVILGGGIGGIVAANELRRELPREHRIVLIERNAEHAFAASFLWVMVGGREPRQIVRPVRDLVSPGVELVHASVQRIDTGSRRVEHDAGSQEYDYLIVALGAELAQDAVPGLAEAAHTFYSLDGAIRLREALAAFTGGRVVLVVGGLPYKCPGAPHEGAMLIADYLRKRRLGDSTTVVLFTPEPQPMAVAGPELGSAVVSMLESRGIAFHPRHVLKSVDAQARQLHFDGKEPVPYDLLVTIPPHRSPRLLRESGLTNDAGWVPVDPQTLQTSVENIYAIGDVTALALPGRWNPDVPLALPKAGVFAHAQAKIVASRIAEQVRGGSSAAVFCGDGYCMLEAGEDLAGFAYGNFFAEPSPQVHLRRIGKAWHWGKVLFEKWWLSPLGLRRKCLGAVIRLGGGLLRIPGDL
- a CDS encoding class I SAM-dependent methyltransferase, with amino-acid sequence MLVRDASAFDLYADEYDRWFDENLDTYEAEVRALHSVVPEGGDGLEIGVGTGRFAARLGIRYGVEPARGMVDIASRRGIVVCRAVGERLPFADGVFDYAALITVVCFVADPEALFLEVRRTLRPGGHLVVAFIDRDTPLGRLQELRRQSHRFYRQARFYSSDDVARLVASAGFADYEWRQTAFDESSAERERDEVTEGRGIGAFVVLSARKTLG